One genomic window of Camelina sativa cultivar DH55 chromosome 5, Cs, whole genome shotgun sequence includes the following:
- the LOC104785737 gene encoding reticulon-like protein B1, which yields MAEEHKHDESVIAPEPAVEVVERESLMDKISEKIHHGGDSSSSSSSSDDEDDKKKKTKKPSSPSSMQSKVYRLFGREKPVHKVLGGGKPADIFMWKNKKMSGGVLGGATAAWVLFELMEYHLLTLICHVMIVVLAVLFLWSNATMFINKSPPKIPEIHIPEEPILQLASGLRIEINRGFSSLREIASGRELKKFLIAIFGLWILSILGGCFNFLTLAYIALVLLFTVPLAYDKYEDKVDPLGEKAVIELKKQYAVLDEKVLSKIPLGPLKNKKKD from the exons ATGGCGGAAGAACATAAACACGATGAATCTGTGATCGCTCCTGAGCCAGCTGTTGAGGTTGTGGAGAGAGAATCGTTGATGGACAAGATATCGGAGAAGATCCATCACGGtggtgattcttcttcttcgtcttcgtcgtctgatgatgaggatgataagaagaagaagacgaagaagccctcttctccttcgtctATGCAATCCAAAGTTTACCGCTTGTTCGGTAGGGAGAAGCCTGTTCATAAGGTTCTTGGTGGTGGAAagc cGGCTGATATATTCATgtggaagaacaagaagatgtCTGGTGGTGTACTTGGTGGTGCTACAGCCGCCTGGGTTTTGTTTGAGTTGATGGAGTACCATCTCCTTACTCTAATCTGCCACGTGATGATTGTTGTTCTTGCTGTGCTGTTCCTGTGGTCTAATGCCACCATGTTCATTAACAA GTCCCCACCAAAGATTCCTGAAATTCATATCCCTGAAGAGCCTATTCTTCAGCTTGCATCTGGGCTCAGAATTGAGATCAACCGTGGATTCTCTTCTCTTCGTGAAATTGCATCTGGAAGGGAGCTAAAGAAATTCCTCATT GCTATTTTCGGGTTATGGATTCTCTCAATCTTGGGTGGATGCTTCAACTTCTTGACATTAGCATACATAG CTCTTGTACTGCTCTTCACGGTTCCTCTTGCCTATGACAAGTATGAAGACAAGGTTGATCCCTTAGGTGAGAAAGCGGTGATTGAACTCAAGAAGCAGTATGCAGTGTTGGATGAGAAGGTGTTGAGCAAGATCCCTCTCGGCccgttgaagaacaagaagaaagactAG
- the LOC104785738 gene encoding uncharacterized protein LOC104785738: protein MAESNEDHKPLAPLYLTTRSDQPNEEDQYHQHDKTKYVHSHAKLILCCGFIASLAMLIAVTFIVLSLTVFHLHNPKLTVDSISIIQRLDFVNEVTGDSIPRSEAVPAKQTVKMSLTAEIVTTKLLASVPGLMEDLNGRGVGLNSSVEVRGKVKIMKIFKKSVHLIMDCSMMMMMNNSSMVTLLCLRRTHGMTENMSKSKQD, encoded by the exons ATGGCCGAGTCTAACGAGGATCATAAGCCTTTAGCCCCACTTTATCTCACTACCCGGAGTGACCAACCAAACGAAGAAGATCAGTACCACCAACACGACAAAACCAAATACGTCCATTCACATGCAAAACTCATCTTATGTTGTGGTTTCATCGCATCTTTAGCTATGCTCATCGCAGTCACCTTCATCGTCCTCTCCCTCACTGTTTTCCATCTCCATAACCCAAAACTCACGGTCGACTCCATATCCATCATCCAACGGTTGGATTTCGTCAATG AGGTAACTGGGGATAGTATCCCAAGAAGTGAAGCTGTTCCGGCAAAACAGACGGTTAAGATGAGCCTGACGGCTGAGATTGTTACAACAAAGCTACTAGCATCTGTTCCAGGTTTAATGGAGGATTTAAACGGAAGAGGAGTGGGGCTGAATAGTAGTGTTGAAGTTAGAGGTAAAGTGAAGATAATGAAGATTTTCAAGAAATCTGTTCATCTTATAATGGATTGttccatgatgatgatgatgaacaattcCTCAATGGTTACATTACTCTGTCTCAGAAGAACACATGGAATGACTGAAAACATGTCTAAATCTAAACAAGATTAA
- the LOC104785739 gene encoding uncharacterized protein LOC104785739: MLLRRVTTLPKTLQNLRLYSPAATAAALAHDHSTLETQLTYLPGFPRPDPKYAETILAVPRSVSGKSISAKERKAGRVPSIIFEQEDGQHGGNKRLVSVQTNQIRKLVTHLGYSFFLSRLFDVEVRAEIGSNEVIEKVRALPRAIHLHSGTDAPLNVTFIRAPPGALLKVDIPLVFIGDDVSPGLKKGASLNTIKRTVKYLCPAEIIPPYIEVDLSQLDIGNKILAGDLKVHPALKLIKSKDEPIVKVAGGRVTDQQKK; encoded by the exons ATGTTGCTCCGTCGTGTAACAACACTACCCAAAACCCTACAAAACCTCCGGCTATACTCTCCGGCGGCGACGGCAGCAGCTTTAGCTCACGATCATTCCACCCTAGAAACCCAATTAACTTACCTCCCTGGATTCCCTCGACCCGATCCAAAGTACGCGGAGACGATCCTCGCCGTTCCAAGGTCTGTCTCAGGCAAGAGCATATCGGCGAAAGAGCGTAAAGCCGGTAGAGTTCCTTCGATCATATTCGAACAAGAGGATGGACAACACGGAGGAAACAAGAGGCTTGTTTCAGTTCAAACGAATCAGATCAGGAAGCTTGTGACTCATTTGGGTTACTCTTTTTTCCTCTCGAGACTCTTCGATGTTGAGGTTCGAGCTGAGATTGGTTCTAATGAGGTCATTGAGAAAGTCCGAGCTTTGCCTAGAGCG ATTCATTTGCATTCTGGAACTGATGCTCCACTGAATGTGACATTCATTAGAGCGCCTCCAGGTGCTTTGTTGAAGGTTGATATCCCTCTTGTGTTCATAGGAGATGATGTGTCCCCCGGATTAAAGAAAG GAGCATCTCTGAATACGATAAAAAGAACGGTAAAGTACCTATGCCCAGCAGAGATTATCCCACCATACATAGAAGTAGATCTCAGCCAATTGGATATTGGGAACAAGATACTAGCAGGAGACCTCAAGGTTCATCCAGCGCTAAAGCTTATAAAGTCCAAAGACGAACCCATCGTTAAGGTTGCCGGAGGACGTGTGACTGACCAGCAAAAGAAATAA
- the LOC104785736 gene encoding potassium transporter 3, whose protein sequence is MADRRNRCNQVLLLAYQSFGLVFGDLSISPLYVYKCTFYGGLRHHQTEDTIFGAFSLIFWTITFLSLIKYMVFVLSADDNGEGGIFALYALLCRHARFSLLPNQQSADEEISTYYGSGDASRNLPSSAFKSLIERNKRSKTALLVLVLVGTSMVITIGVLTPAISVSSSIDGLVAKTSLKHSTVVMIACALLVGLFVLQHRGTNKVAFLFAPIMILWLLIIATVGVYNIVTWNPSVYKALSPYYIYVFFRDTGIDGWLSLGGILLCITGTEAIFAELGQFTATSIRFAFCCVVYPCLVLQYMGQAAFLSKNFSALPSSFYSSIPDPFFWPVLMMAMLAAMVASQAVIFATFSIVKQCYALGCFPRVKIVHKPRWVLGQIYIPEINWVVMILTLAVTICFRDTRHLAFAFGLACMTLAFVTTWLMPLIINFVWNRNIVFSVLFILFFGTIELVFVASALVKIPKGGWITLLLSLFFTFISYVWHYGSRKKYLCDQHNKVPMKSILSLGPSLGIIKVPGMGLIYTELASGVPATFTHFLTNLPAFYQVVVFVCCKTVPIPYVPQKERYLIGRIGPKTYRMYRCIIRAGYKDVNKDGDDFEDELVMSIAEFIQLESEGYGGSNTDRSIDGRLAVVKASNKFGTRLSRSISEANIAGSSRSQTTVTNSKSPALLRLRAEYEQELPRLSMRRMFQFRPMDTKFRQPQVKEELFDLVNAKDAEVAYIVGHGHVKAKRNSVFVKRLVINVAYSFLRKNCRSPGVMLNIPHICLIKVGMNYYL, encoded by the exons ATG GCTGATAGGAGAAACAGGTGTAACCAGGTCCTCCTTTTAGCATATCAGAGTTTTGGTTTAGTGTTTGGAGATTTGAGTATTTCTCCTCTCTACGTGTATAAATGTACTTTCTACGGAGGATTGAGACATCATCAAACAGAAGATACCATATTTGGCGcgttttctttgatattttggACCATTACTTTCCTTTCACTCATCAAGTACATGGTTTTTGTATTAAGTGCAGATGACAATGGTGAAG GAGGGATCTTTGCTTTGTATGCTTTGCTCTGCAGACACGCAAGATTTTCTTTGCTTCCTAATCAGCAATCGGCTGATGAGGAAATCTCCACATACTATGGCTCTGGAGATGCAAGTAGAAATTTGCCTAGTTCTGCTTTCAAAAGCCTTATAGAACGaaataaaagatcaaaaacAGCTTTGCTTGTTTTAGTCTTGGTAGGAACTTCCATGGTTATAACCATCGGTGTCCTTACACCAGCAATTTCAG tctCTTCATCTATTGATGGGCTTGTGGCCAAGACAAGTCTGAAGCATA GTACTGTGGTCATGATAGCATGCGCTTTGCTGGTTGGACTTTTTGTTCTGCAGCACCGTGGCACTAATAAAGTTGCCTTTCTATTTGCACCGATAATGATTTTGTGGTTGTTGATAATTGCAACTGTTGGTGTGTACAATATTGTGACTTGGAACCCCAGTGTATACAAAGCCTTATCTCCCTACTATATCTATGTATTCTTTAGAGACACGGGAATAGATGGATGGCTGTCCCTTGGAGGCATTCTTTTATGCATCACAG GAACGGAGGCTATCTTTGCTGAACTAGGCCAATTTACAGCTACATCTATAAGG TTTGcgttttgttgtgttgtttacCCGTGTCTGGTGCTTCAATACATGGGCCAAGCTGCGTTTTTGTCAAAGAATTTTTCTGCTCTACCTTCAAGCTTTTATTCTTCCATTCCAG ATCCATTTTTCTGGCCGGTTCTCATGATGGCTATGCTGGCTGCAATGGTCGCAAGCCAAGCAGTCATATTTGCTACGTTCTCGATTGTCAAACAATGCTATGCATTGGGATGCTTCCCGCGTGTGAAGATTGTTCACAAACCAAGATGGGTCCTTGGCCAAATTTACATTCCTGAGATCAATTGGGTTGTAATGATCCTCACCCTCGCTGTCACCATCTGTTTCCGAGACACTCGACACCTAGCTTTTGCTTTTG GGCTCGCCTGCATGACTCTAGCCTTTGTGACAACTTGGTTGATGCCTCTCATCATCAACTTTGTCTGGAACCGTAATATCGTCTTCTCCGtcctcttcatcctcttctttgGGACTATAGAACTTGTCTTCGTTGCATCAGCCTTAGTCAAAATCCCTAAAGGAGGCTGGATAACTCTCCTCCTTTCCCTCTTCTTCACCTTCATCTCATATGTATGGCATTATGGCAGCAGAAAGAAGTACCTATGCGACCAGCACAACAAGGTCCCTATGAAATCAATCCTAAGTCTCGGCCCAAGCCTCGGGATCATCAAAGTCCCTGGGATGGGTCTTATCTACACCGAGCTAGCCAGTGGTGTCCCTGCCACATTTACTCACTTTCTAACGAACTTACCGGCATTCTATCAAGTTGTCGTCTTTGTCTGCTGCAAAACTGTCCCTATCCCGTATGTACCGCAGAAAGAAAGATACCTTATCGGCCGGATTGGACCGAAAACATACAGGATGTACCGATGTATTATCCGAGCTGGCTATAAAGACGTGAACAAAGATGGAGACGACTTTGAAGACGAGCTGGTGATGAGCATTGCCGAGTTTATTCAGCTAGAATCCGAAGGCTACGGCGGCTCAAACACTGACCGTTCCATCGACGGTCGGCTCGCTGTTGTGAAAGCCTCAAACAAGTTTGGGACAAGGCTGTCTCGGTCTATATCTGAGGCTAACATTGCAGGCAGCTCAAGATCACAGACAACAGTAACAAACAGCAAATCTCCGGCTCTGCTTAGACTGAGAGCAGAGTATGAGCAAGAGCTTCCAAGGCTGAGCATGAGAAGGATGTTTCAGTTCAGACCAATGGACACTAAGTTCAGGCAACCTCAGGTGAAAGAGGAGCTGTTTGATTTGGTAAACGCTAAGGACGCGGAAGTAGCTTACATTGTTGGGCATGGTCATGTGAAGGCGAAGCGAAACTCGGTGTTTGTGAAACGGCTGGTGATAAACGTAGCTTACTCGTTCTTGAGGAAGAATTGCCGGAGCCCAGGCGTGATGTTGAATATTCCTCACATTTGTTTGATCAAAGTGGGCATGAACTATTACTTGTGA